A region of the Cyanobium usitatum str. Tous genome:
GCCATGCAGGCGCAACACGATCTTGCGACGTCACCCCGAACACGACTGCCGTGATGGTGGCCATCTTAATTGCCACTAGGGATTCGGCATCGCCGACTACTATCCCAAAATATCGCAGTTCATAGCAACCCTACGCGATCCGTTCAAGCGGACTATCTCCCTCTATTTTTATGTGCGCCAAGGATCTCAACAAGGAGCAAACTGGTGGAAGTCGAGCAAGCCAACTCCGATGACGGGAACTGAATTGTTACCCCAGAAGGAAGAGGGGCTGCTGCCAACGTTTATCCCGATTTCGCTGACGACAGCCAACTTTAAGGAGGTTATAGAATTCTATTTCGTGCAGGTGGGCATCATAGAAAGCCTGACGAATTGCCGCGTATAATCCCATAGGCGCACCACTTGCACTACAATTGGCAATGGTATCCTTTGAAGCTGCACCGAAAGTAATCGGGAGGTGCCCAATGAATTGCGTCAGGACTTCCCGCGACTCCCCCCGCTCAACCATGCTACCTACAACTACATGGCACAGAAGTTCGACTGTTAAGTGCTTAGTTCGGAGAATGGGCAGTTCGCTGGATATCAGTACATAAAACATAAGCGAGGAGCAGCTAGTGAGCCATGTGTCCCTGCAGTCAGGTATTTATTTGCCGTAATCAGGCGCGTCGAGTATTGTCATACAATGAATAGCCAATTTCTTTCTCGAGATCAACTGGAAGAACAGGGGTTCGCCAGCCTCGGCGAGGATGTTCTCCTCCACAGTTCATGCGTGATTGCCGGTGCGGGTCGGATATCGATTGGATCCCACGTCCGTATCGATCCGTTTTGCATCATCACCATGAGCGGTCACCTGCAGATCGGCTCTAGAGTTCACATTTCAGGGCACGTAGCAATCCTTGGCCGCGGGCGCATAGAGATCGGGGACTTCTCCGCCATTTCGCACGGGGTAAAAATTCTTTCATCCTCCGACTCCTTCACATCGGCAGGTATTGCGGGGCCGATGGTTCCCGAGGAATGTCGGAAAGTGATTTCCGAGCCTGTCATGATTGGGCGCCATGTTGTGCTCGGCGTAAACACGGTACTTCTGCCGGGTGCAATCATCGGAGAAGGAGCAACCGTCGGTGCACTATCACTGGTGAAAACAAGCATCGAGCCATGGACCGTAAATGCAGGTGTCCCATGCCGAGTTATTCAGAAACGCGAGCGTAGCGGCACGCTGGAGTGTGAACGCTTGCTCGTCGAGATAGAAAAGCGAAAAAACGTACCTAATTATTTTCCGTAGCAACGCGAGCTATGGGCGATTGGGCGAGTCGCGTCTTTTCTGCATTGGATAGTTAAAGGCCAAACGGTTGGTGCTTACAACCCACAGAAAGGCATTCACTGGACTTAGCGAAAAATGGATGGGGCGAACATCGCGGCTCGGGGCAAACTCCTCACGTTTGTAGGTACGACCGATTGATCTGGGGGAGGCTCGCAGCTTCAATCGATTCGTGAGCGGTAGTGCGATCTGGCAATACTAGCCATGTTAGCAAAAAGACTCACGAGCTTCAGTTCCAAGCCTCGAGGTTATGATATCCGTTATCCGGGAGCAAGGAAGGTGAAAGTTGCCGCCATCGTAGGAGTGAAGGACGAAGTGGAACTCATTCAGCCTTGCTTAGAGAGACTTTGGGCCGTAGGTGTCGGACCTATCCTCGTGCTGGACAATAATTCCTCCGACGGGACCATTGATATCGTGGACCGTCTAAGCAGACATAGTGCTGCTCCGCTCACTCGCACCTCATTCAGCCCAG
Encoded here:
- a CDS encoding acyltransferase translates to MNSQFLSRDQLEEQGFASLGEDVLLHSSCVIAGAGRISIGSHVRIDPFCIITMSGHLQIGSRVHISGHVAILGRGRIEIGDFSAISHGVKILSSSDSFTSAGIAGPMVPEECRKVISEPVMIGRHVVLGVNTVLLPGAIIGEGATVGALSLVKTSIEPWTVNAGVPCRVIQKRERSGTLECERLLVEIEKRKNVPNYFP